From Campylobacter upsaliensis, the proteins below share one genomic window:
- a CDS encoding DedA family protein: MKNDFSLEEFIIGIWNDHVETWGYAILFCWSILEGELGLIFAGLAAHDGKMSVALAIFVAGLGGFVGDQIYFYIGRYNKNYIQKKLHSQRRKFAVAHLLLQKFGWPIIFIQRYMYGFRTIIPMSIGITRYSAKKFAFINLISAWVWAAITILLAWYFGDLIQSFLKWAKEHWYLAALLIVSFLSLLLFGFKQMEKAILKKKERKK; this comes from the coding sequence ATGAAAAACGATTTTTCTTTAGAAGAATTCATTATTGGTATTTGGAATGATCATGTGGAGACTTGGGGTTATGCGATACTTTTTTGTTGGAGCATTTTAGAGGGAGAGCTAGGACTTATCTTTGCGGGGCTTGCCGCACACGATGGAAAAATGAGTGTGGCTTTGGCTATTTTTGTGGCAGGACTTGGTGGCTTTGTGGGAGATCAAATTTATTTTTATATCGGGCGTTATAATAAAAACTATATTCAAAAAAAGCTCCATTCTCAAAGGCGTAAATTCGCGGTGGCACATTTGCTTTTGCAAAAATTTGGTTGGCCTATTATCTTTATCCAGCGTTATATGTATGGTTTTCGCACCATTATACCGATGAGTATAGGCATCACGCGTTATAGTGCAAAAAAATTTGCCTTTATTAATCTCATTAGTGCTTGGGTATGGGCAGCGATAACCATACTTTTAGCATGGTATTTTGGTGATTTAATTCAAAGCTTTTTGAAGTGGGCTAAGGAGCATTGGTATTTGGCTGCCTTACTCATTGTAAGTTTCTTATCTCTCTTACTTTTTGGTTTTAAACAAATGGAAAAGGCAATTTTAAAGAAAAAGGAAAGAAAAAAATGA
- the ychF gene encoding redox-regulated ATPase YchF, producing MSLAVGIVGLPNVGKSTTFNALTKAQNAQSANYPFCTIEPNRAMVEVPDERLKELARIVKPEKILHSLIEFVDIAGLVKGASKGEGLGNKFLSNIRETEVILHIVRCFDDENITHVEGGVDPIRDIEIINTELILADIEQLSKKIEKLNKEARANQKGAKETLELANALLEHLNKGFSASSYEKRESELYQNLIKELRLLSAKEVIYGANVDEEGINKDNQFVLALKEYAKKNNQEVIKLCAKIEEELVGLSDEEGAEFLNSLGVKESGLAQIIRTAFSKLGLISYFTAGEIEVRSWTIKRGYKAPKAASVIHNDFEKGFIKAEVISYEDFVKFKGENGAKEAGKLRLEGKDYIVCDGDVMHFRFNV from the coding sequence ATGAGTTTAGCGGTTGGTATAGTGGGCTTACCAAATGTTGGCAAATCTACGACCTTTAACGCTCTTACCAAAGCGCAAAATGCTCAAAGTGCAAACTATCCTTTTTGCACCATAGAGCCTAACCGTGCTATGGTTGAAGTGCCTGATGAGCGTTTGAAGGAGTTGGCTAGAATCGTAAAGCCTGAAAAAATTCTCCACTCACTCATAGAATTTGTTGATATAGCTGGACTTGTAAAGGGTGCTAGTAAGGGCGAAGGCTTGGGAAATAAATTTCTTTCAAACATACGCGAAACAGAAGTGATTTTACACATCGTGCGTTGTTTTGATGATGAAAATATCACGCATGTCGAGGGTGGGGTTGATCCTATTAGAGATATTGAGATTATCAACACTGAGCTGATTTTAGCGGATATTGAGCAGCTTAGTAAAAAAATAGAAAAATTAAATAAAGAAGCAAGGGCAAATCAAAAAGGCGCAAAAGAGACCTTAGAACTTGCTAATGCACTTTTAGAGCATTTAAATAAGGGCTTTAGTGCTAGTAGCTATGAGAAAAGAGAAAGTGAGCTTTATCAAAATTTAATTAAAGAATTAAGACTTTTGAGTGCTAAAGAAGTGATTTATGGTGCAAATGTCGATGAAGAGGGCATTAATAAGGACAATCAATTTGTCCTAGCCTTAAAAGAATATGCTAAGAAAAACAATCAAGAAGTCATAAAACTTTGTGCGAAGATAGAAGAGGAGCTTGTGGGCTTGAGTGATGAGGAGGGGGCTGAATTTTTAAACTCTTTGGGAGTTAAAGAGAGTGGCTTGGCACAGATTATACGCACGGCTTTTTCTAAGTTGGGGCTTATTAGCTATTTTACGGCTGGAGAGATCGAGGTGCGTTCTTGGACGATAAAAAGAGGCTATAAAGCACCTAAGGCGGCTAGTGTGATTCATAATGACTTTGAAAAAGGCTTTATTAAAGCTGAAGTGATAAGTTATGAAGATTTTGTTAAATTTAAGGGCGAAAATGGCGCCAAAGAAGCT
- a CDS encoding pyridoxal phosphate-dependent aminotransferase, which produces MLSKKSQVLEESITLAITALANELKAKGEDVLSFSAGEPDFDTPQTIKNAAIKAIENGCSKYTPVAGIKDVLNAVATKLKRDNDLSYETSEIITNVGAKHSLFQCLECLVDEGDEVIIPSPYWVSYPEMVKFAGGKCVFVDTKEENGFKITADELKNALSEKTKVFILNTPSNPVGCVYTKEELSALAKVLEGTRVVVLSDEMYEKLLYDGVKFHAFASVSEDAMKRTVTINGLSKCGAMPGWRFGYMASKIKGLVPAVKKLQGQSTSNICSISQYAAIPALLGECDEDIEMMRKAFERRRNVALEMLSKMENVSVYKPSGAFYLFINISKLEKDSMKFCQKLLEEKKVAVVPGIGFGMDGYLRLSYATSEENIIKGLERFGEFVKNYKA; this is translated from the coding sequence ATGTTAAGTAAAAAATCTCAAGTTTTAGAAGAGTCCATTACTTTGGCGATTACAGCCCTTGCAAATGAGCTTAAGGCTAAGGGCGAAGATGTGCTTTCTTTTTCTGCGGGTGAGCCTGACTTTGACACTCCACAAACTATCAAAAATGCAGCAATTAAAGCGATAGAAAATGGTTGTTCTAAATATACGCCAGTTGCAGGAATTAAAGATGTTTTAAATGCCGTAGCCACAAAGCTTAAAAGGGACAATGATTTATCCTATGAAACAAGTGAAATTATCACAAATGTCGGTGCTAAACATTCGCTTTTTCAATGCCTAGAATGTCTTGTTGATGAAGGTGATGAGGTGATTATCCCTAGCCCTTATTGGGTGAGTTATCCTGAAATGGTCAAATTTGCAGGTGGAAAGTGCGTTTTTGTAGATACTAAGGAAGAAAATGGCTTTAAAATCACAGCTGATGAGCTTAAAAATGCTTTGAGTGAAAAAACTAAAGTTTTTATTTTAAACACTCCCTCAAATCCTGTGGGTTGCGTTTATACAAAAGAGGAGCTTAGTGCTTTAGCTAAGGTTTTGGAGGGAACTAGAGTTGTCGTTTTAAGCGATGAAATGTATGAAAAGCTTCTTTATGATGGAGTGAAATTCCACGCTTTTGCCAGTGTGAGTGAAGATGCGATGAAACGCACTGTTACTATTAATGGCTTAAGTAAGTGCGGGGCTATGCCGGGATGGCGTTTTGGCTATATGGCAAGTAAAATTAAAGGTCTTGTTCCAGCTGTTAAAAAACTGCAAGGACAAAGCACTTCAAACATTTGCTCCATTTCGCAGTATGCTGCCATCCCAGCCTTGCTTGGCGAGTGTGATGAGGATATAGAAATGATGAGAAAAGCTTTTGAAAGACGCAGAAATGTCGCCCTTGAAATGTTAAGCAAAATGGAAAATGTCAGCGTTTATAAACCAAGTGGAGCTTTTTATCTTTTCATTAATATTTCTAAACTTGAAAAGGATTCTATGAAATTTTGTCAAAAATTACTAGAAGAAAAAAAAGTCGCCGTAGTGCCTGGTATAGGCTTTGGAATGGATGGCTATTTAAGACTTTCTTACGCAACAAGTGAGGAAAATATTATTAAAGGGCTTGAGAGGTTTGGCGAATTTGTAAAAAATTATAAAGCTTAA
- the rpiB gene encoding ribose 5-phosphate isomerase B: MLRERLYIASDHAGYELKTKLCAFFKEVQIPFIDLGTNDEKSCDYPDFAHLLTSKIDEKSFGILICGSGIGISIAANRHKNIRCALCSESLSARLARKHNDANVLAFGGRLVGFDLAVDMIENFIKTPFDEGRHMKRIQKIEVD; this comes from the coding sequence ATGCTAAGAGAACGCCTTTATATAGCAAGTGATCACGCGGGATATGAGCTTAAAACTAAACTTTGTGCCTTTTTTAAAGAGGTGCAAATTCCCTTCATCGATCTTGGGACAAACGATGAAAAAAGTTGCGACTATCCGGATTTTGCCCATTTGCTTACTAGTAAAATCGATGAAAAAAGTTTTGGAATTTTAATTTGCGGTTCTGGCATAGGAATTTCCATAGCAGCAAATAGGCACAAAAATATAAGATGTGCTTTGTGTAGCGAGAGCTTAAGTGCGAGATTAGCCAGAAAGCATAATGATGCGAATGTTTTGGCTTTTGGAGGGCGTCTTGTAGGGTTTGATTTAGCTGTGGATATGATTGAAAATTTTATCAAAACACCTTTTGATGAAGGAAGACATATGAAAAGAATTCAAAAAATTGAGGTAGATTGA
- the apt gene encoding adenine phosphoribosyltransferase has product MKELSQKERDFLIQSIRVIPNFPKEGIIFRDITTLLNDTKALSFLLKHLEDRYKDMNLDFIVGTESRGFIFASMICARLNLPFVPIRKPGKLPYKTFSCSYDLEYGSDTIEIHQDAFRGVEKAKVLLVDDLIATGGTALASYKLIQKAGGICVESCFLINLKDLNGWKKLNALCPVYSVLEF; this is encoded by the coding sequence ATGAAAGAACTTAGTCAAAAAGAAAGAGATTTTCTTATTCAAAGTATTAGGGTTATCCCAAATTTTCCAAAAGAAGGGATTATATTTAGAGACATTACGACACTTCTTAATGACACAAAAGCACTTAGCTTTTTACTCAAGCACTTAGAAGATAGATACAAGGATATGAATTTAGATTTTATTGTTGGGACGGAGAGTAGGGGTTTTATTTTTGCCTCTATGATTTGCGCAAGACTCAATTTGCCTTTTGTGCCGATTAGAAAGCCGGGCAAGCTTCCTTATAAAACCTTTAGTTGCTCTTATGATTTAGAATATGGTAGCGATACCATTGAAATTCATCAAGATGCTTTTAGAGGTGTGGAAAAAGCTAAAGTTTTGCTAGTAGATGATTTAATCGCCACAGGAGGCACGGCTTTGGCTTCTTATAAATTAATTCAAAAAGCTGGAGGTATATGTGTGGAATCTTGCTTTTTGATTAATTTAAAAGATTTAAATGGTTGGAAAAAGCTCAATGCTCTTTGTCCTGTTTATAGCGTTTTGGAATTTTAG
- a CDS encoding leucyl aminopeptidase yields MKIEFVEKNLNAIKADFELIFIEAKNQKQLNNYKDFFKLMNYKGDGVCLDSANKRIFVELKGLDYEDIRLAFFTAIKSLEKLNIKSIKSQSVVGSCVVRSFACMAEGVGFANYEFNRYKSEKKSSTLERILLSKEELNAKKFSKEEALIGLQRGEVLAKACHFTKDIVNEIPQIYTPLKMAEDAQNLAKEYKAITCKIYDEKFLEKEKMNAFLAVNRASAYPPRLIHLSYKNQKAKQKIVFVGKGLTYDSGGLSLKPADYMLTMKADKSGAAAAMGIIKAVAELNLELEVHCILGATENMIGGNAYKPDDVLLSREGVSIEVRNTDAEGRLVLADCLSFAQDLKPDLLIDLATLTGACVVGLGEFTSGIMGNNENLQNEFYEVSQKSGEYACVLHFNPHLRELIKSKIADISNTSSSRYGGALTAGIFLDSFIREEYKDKWLHLDIAGPAYLEKAWGYQSYGASAAGVRMCVNFLIYLLRKAK; encoded by the coding sequence ATGAAAATAGAATTTGTGGAAAAAAATTTAAATGCAATCAAAGCAGATTTTGAATTAATTTTTATCGAAGCGAAAAATCAAAAACAATTAAATAATTACAAAGATTTTTTTAAATTGATGAATTATAAGGGTGATGGGGTTTGCTTAGATAGTGCTAATAAAAGAATTTTTGTCGAGCTTAAAGGCTTAGATTATGAGGATATTAGACTCGCTTTTTTTACTGCGATTAAAAGCCTTGAAAAGCTTAATATTAAAAGTATTAAAAGTCAAAGTGTGGTCGGCTCTTGCGTAGTAAGAAGTTTTGCTTGTATGGCGGAGGGCGTTGGGTTTGCAAATTATGAATTTAATCGCTATAAAAGCGAGAAAAAGTCTAGCACTTTAGAGCGTATTTTACTTTCTAAAGAGGAGTTAAATGCTAAAAAATTTAGCAAAGAAGAGGCTTTAATAGGACTTCAAAGAGGAGAGGTTTTAGCAAAAGCTTGTCATTTTACAAAAGATATTGTTAATGAAATTCCTCAAATTTACACTCCATTAAAAATGGCTGAAGATGCACAAAATTTAGCAAAAGAATATAAAGCTATCACTTGCAAAATTTATGATGAGAAATTTTTGGAAAAAGAAAAAATGAACGCTTTTTTGGCGGTTAATAGGGCTTCTGCATATCCACCAAGGCTCATTCATCTAAGCTATAAAAATCAAAAAGCCAAGCAAAAAATCGTTTTTGTCGGTAAGGGACTGACTTATGATAGCGGTGGGCTTAGTTTAAAGCCTGCTGATTATATGCTGACGATGAAAGCAGATAAGAGTGGTGCGGCTGCTGCTATGGGGATTATAAAGGCTGTGGCGGAGTTAAATTTGGAACTTGAAGTGCATTGCATTTTGGGAGCGACTGAAAATATGATAGGCGGCAATGCCTATAAGCCTGATGATGTGCTACTTTCTAGGGAGGGTGTGAGCATTGAGGTAAGAAACACGGACGCTGAGGGGCGTTTAGTTTTGGCTGATTGTCTTTCTTTTGCACAGGATTTAAAGCCTGATTTACTTATTGATTTAGCGACTTTAACTGGTGCTTGCGTGGTTGGGCTTGGCGAATTTACAAGTGGTATTATGGGAAATAATGAAAATTTGCAAAATGAATTTTATGAAGTGAGCCAAAAAAGTGGCGAATATGCTTGCGTTTTGCATTTTAATCCTCATTTAAGAGAACTCATTAAATCTAAAATTGCTGATATAAGCAACACAAGCTCAAGTCGCTATGGCGGTGCTCTTACGGCTGGAATTTTTTTAGATAGTTTTATCCGCGAAGAGTATAAGGACAAATGGCTACATCTTGACATTGCTGGACCTGCTTATTTGGAGAAGGCTTGGGGTTATCAAAGCTATGGGGCAAGTGCAGCAGGGGTTAGAATGTGTGTGAATTTCTTAATTTACCTTTTAAGGAAAGCTAAATGA